ATCGGGCATCGCTACCACCTGGAGGTCAGCTCGCCCGGCCTCGACCGGAAGCTCTACTCTCCCGACGACGCCCGCCGGTTCGTCGGCCGGCGAGTGAAGGTGCAGTCGATCCTCCCGGTCGAAGGATCGCGAAATTTTCGAGGGATCCTCGATTCCGTCGAGGGAGACCGGCTCCGGATCGTGGACGAGGATTCCCGAAAAACCTATAATTTGAGTTTTGGCGAGGTCAAGGTCGCACGGCTCGAACCCGAGTGGCCGGCCGCGACCGGGAAAAGAAGCTCATGATGACGAACGATCTGGCATCGGTGATTCGGCAGGTCTCCCGCGAGAAGGACATCGATCCCGAGAAGATGTTCGGCGCCCTCGAAGAGGCCATGGCGTCGGCCGCCCGGCGCTTCTACAAGGTGAAGGAAATCGTCGCGAAGATCGACCGGGAGACCGGATCGATGTCCGCTTACACACCGCGGAAGGTCGTCGACGTGATGCCGGAGGTCCCCGAGGAGCCCGTCGAGCCGCTTCCGGAGGGAGTCGAGCCGCCCCCCGATCCGGCCACCCTCGTGCTGCTCGACGACGCGAAGGCGATCGTCCGCGAGGCGGGCGCGGGCGGGAACGTGCGCGTCTTCCGGCCCGGCACGGACGGGGCGGAGCCGTACGAGGTCGAGGAACCGGAGCTCGGCGACGAACTGCGCATCTACCGGTCGACCGAGGGCCTCGGCCGCATCGCCGCCCAGAACGCGAAGCAGGTTCTCTACCAGAAGGTCCGCGAGGCCGAGCGCGAGCGGATCTACAACGAGTACATCCCCAAGGTGGGCGAGCTGATCAACGGCACGGTGAAGCGGTTCGAGCGCGGCGACATCGTCGTCGACCTCGGACGGCTCGAAGCGGCGATCCCGCGCGACCAGCAGTCTCGCGCCGAGCGTTACGGGCAGGGAGAGCGCGTCCGCGCGGTCATCGCCGACGTGCACAAGAACCCGAAGGGCCCCCAGATCATCCTCTCGCGCACCGACCCGCGCCTCCTCATCCGGCTCTTCGAGATGGAAGTGCCCGAGATCTACGACGGCACGGTCGTGATCAAGGGCGCCGTCCGCCAGCCGGGCGAGCGCGCGAAGGTCGCCGTCCTCTCGCGCGAGCGCGACGTCGATCCGGTCGGCGCGTGCGTCGGCATGCGCGGAAGCCGCGTGCAGGCGATCATGCGCGAGCTCCACGGGGAGAAGATCGACGTCATCCAGTACAGCGACGACCTCATCACGTTCGCGCAGAACGCGCTCTCCCCCGCCAAGATCACGCGCGTGTCGCCGATCCACCACGAGGAAGGCCCGCTCACGCTCGACTGCGTCGTCGAGGACGAGCAGCTCTCGCTCGCGATCGGGAAGAAGGGGCAGAACGTCCGTCTCGCCTCGGCGCTGATCGGCGCGAAGATCGAGATCAAGAGCGAGGCGGAGGTCAAGGGCGAGGTCGCGGAGGCGCTCGGCCGGATGCTCCGCGCGTCGCAGCGCCAGCAGACGCCGGTCGGGAGCGTCCCGGGGATCGACGAGGAGACCGCGGCCGCGCTCGAGCAGGCGGGGGTCGCCAATCTCGACCAGCTCCTGTCGCAGACGGTGGAGGCCCTCGCTCCCGTGGCCGACATGGGAGAGGACCGCGCCCGGGAGATCCTGGAGGCGGCGCAGGAGTTCGACAATCCCACGCCCGAGGAGCCCGAAGAAGGGGCCGAAGGCGCGGCCGACGGATCGGTTCTCGAGGAGCCGGCAATCGAAGAAAAGGGATAAATGGCGAAAATTCGGGTCCACGAACTGGCGCAGCAAATGGGGGTCGGCGACCGGGAAC
This is a stretch of genomic DNA from Thermoanaerobaculia bacterium. It encodes these proteins:
- the rimP gene encoding ribosome maturation factor RimP, producing MRSTEILDEKTTREIGQIAAENGCRLLAIETAGAGRHLVLRLVLDKEEGVTLEDCEKVSRDVSPLLDAEAPIGHRYHLEVSSPGLDRKLYSPDDARRFVGRRVKVQSILPVEGSRNFRGILDSVEGDRLRIVDEDSRKTYNLSFGEVKVARLEPEWPAATGKRSS
- the nusA gene encoding transcription termination factor NusA, which translates into the protein MTNDLASVIRQVSREKDIDPEKMFGALEEAMASAARRFYKVKEIVAKIDRETGSMSAYTPRKVVDVMPEVPEEPVEPLPEGVEPPPDPATLVLLDDAKAIVREAGAGGNVRVFRPGTDGAEPYEVEEPELGDELRIYRSTEGLGRIAAQNAKQVLYQKVREAERERIYNEYIPKVGELINGTVKRFERGDIVVDLGRLEAAIPRDQQSRAERYGQGERVRAVIADVHKNPKGPQIILSRTDPRLLIRLFEMEVPEIYDGTVVIKGAVRQPGERAKVAVLSRERDVDPVGACVGMRGSRVQAIMRELHGEKIDVIQYSDDLITFAQNALSPAKITRVSPIHHEEGPLTLDCVVEDEQLSLAIGKKGQNVRLASALIGAKIEIKSEAEVKGEVAEALGRMLRASQRQQTPVGSVPGIDEETAAALEQAGVANLDQLLSQTVEALAPVADMGEDRAREILEAAQEFDNPTPEEPEEGAEGAADGSVLEEPAIEEKG